One genomic segment of Scomber japonicus isolate fScoJap1 chromosome 23, fScoJap1.pri, whole genome shotgun sequence includes these proteins:
- the tigarb gene encoding fructose-2,6-bisphosphatase TIGAR B, which yields MFTFSLTLIRHGETQYNRDKLLQGQGVDTLLSETGIQQGEAAGRYLTDITFHNVFVSNLQRAVQTAEIILRKNTHSSSMEMVLEPLLRERGFGIAEGRPKEDLKNMANAAGQSCRDFTPPGGETLDQVKLRFKKFLKVLFERLLDEHSWSAPDGSAGATAANMTASAASDVAPGGSADDGLQGVSVHALVVSHGAYIRVAIRHLVEDLKCSLPPGVKVSHLFSPCPNTGISRFILTLSQSEPGPVLSAARCVFTNRKDHLDDFTAAE from the exons atgtttacatttagtttgacGCTCATACGACA TGGAGAAACACAGTACAACAGAGACAAGCTGCTGCAAG GTCAAGGTGTGGACACTCTCCTGTCAGAGACGGGTATACAGCAGGGCGAGGCCGCAGGACGATACCTCACAGACATCACATTCCACAATGTGTTCGTCAGCAACCTACAGCGGGCTGTGCAG ACAGCTGAAATAATTCTGAGGAAGAATACTCATTCTTCAAGCATGGAGATGGTTTTGGAACCATTACTCAGAGAGAGG GGTTTCGGCATTGCTGAAGGTCGTCCCAAAGAGGATCTGAAGAACATGGCGAACGCTGCTGGTCAGTCGTGCCGTGACTTCACCCCTCCAGGAGGCGAGACTTTAGACCAG GTTAAGCTGCGTTTTAAAAAATTCCTCAAAGTCCTTTTCGAGCGACTGTTGGACGAGCACAGCTGGTCAGCACCGGATGGCTCTGCGGGTGCGACCGCAGCGAACATGACAGCCTCTGCTGCCTCGGATGTCGCTCCCGGCGGTTCAGCTGACGACGGCCTTCAGGGTGTGTCGGTCCACGCTCTGGTGGTGAGCCACGGTGCCTACATCCGTGTGGCCATCAGGCACCTTGTAGAGGATTTAAAGTGCTCTCTGCCTCCAGGGGTGAAGGTGTCCCACCTGTTCTCACCGTGTCCAAACACGGGCATCAGCCGCTTCATTCTCACCTTGAGCCAGTCCGAGCCCGGCCCGGTGCTCTCTGCTGCTCGCTGTGTTTTTACCAACAGAAAGGACCACCTGGACGACTTCACAGCTGCTGAATAG